DNA sequence from the Lycium barbarum isolate Lr01 chromosome 5, ASM1917538v2, whole genome shotgun sequence genome:
GATTACTACTATGTCATATCATATGGAAACTCTTTTTGCCATCGCAATGCAATCAACTCCTTCAAAAGGTTCATTTCCGAGTGAATCTTTTTGAACGGTCCCCTTGTACGGTTGATGCTCTATTACCAACCACCATACTCACGTATTCACtgccttttcctttttcttttaaagTGAAAATTTCCTTCTTCTTATTTCTCCCCATTGAGTGTTGATTTGCCCCCTCCAACAACATGCCCAGTGAAATCTTATAGGTGGGCTCTAGGGAAGGTAGGATGCACTCAAAAGTTACCCTTACGGGTAGAGTGGTTGTTTCTGATACACCCTCGGCTCGATAGAAAAGAAGAATACGAACTAGGGTTAATAATACGACAAAAATAGCGGGACACAAAACAGATGAAGCAACAAATAGCACTAAAAACTGTTAaatctcgttttttttttttttttttttttagtattgaTCAATTGAAAGTGCCaaatataaattcttaacaatgGATTTTTCTTGTGAATGAAAATTATATCAAAGTTCGACTTCGATAAAGGTTGATGCTATAGCCTATAAGCACGTAGATGTTAAAGTAGGGGAAAAGTTCTTTAGTAGGCACAAGAAAGTACCCAGGGAAGGGAATATTTCCAAAATTCACCACAACACAGAGTGAAACAAGAAAGCAAGAAACTACAATTACTTTGTTAGCTGTGGAGAATCCTAATACAATCTAAATAGTACATACCAAACAATACCCTTAATTACCATCATAACCTCTAATATCCATTATTGGGCATGCTGCTACTTACATTCAAATCATGATGATAAccataatgttgttgttgatgataatggtgatgactATAAGATGACATTGAACCACTACTCTCTCCACCATGATGATCTAATTTCTCATTACTAGTATGATTATTCCTATTTTTTTCTTCATTATCGTTCTCCTCCTCTTCATCATATTCCTCTTTTGTCACTTTCTCCAACCCCAACATTTCAACACTAGACCTATATTGGGGTTGGTACTCATAATAGGCGGGTGTTGGACCCGTCATTCCAGCAGCATCTGCTGGAACAACGGAGGGCAGCTTGGAAAGAAGCGCTTCCAAGCTGCTCATTGATGGCGTGATCTTCACGTGTTGATGTTGATTGAAATGTTCGTACAATTCGGCTGGTGCTGGAGCTGCTGCTGCTAAATTAGCTTGGAAATGCCACGCGTCCGGTGGCACTCCGTACCCATCCACCTTGAAAGGATATGCTGATGAAGATGGATGTGGCAATAATACTCCTGGAATGCTTTCAATGTAACTAAACTTCTTTCTTAACAACACCACATAGCTCAGGTCTTCAATAACCTGCATAATTAGTTGGGCCGATAAGCTTCGAAAATACATAATTGCGAAAGAAAACCTATATAATCCATCATATATGTTTCAAGTATATTAGTTATGGATTTAAATTATATAAACTAACAGTATAAACCAGTTTTAGCAGATTATTACCTTATTTTCTAAGTTACTATATATCAGGCTTAATATTGAAAGTCACATGTTGTAGGTCAACATAACCAGATAGTGTTAAAATTCTTTATATTATTAGTGCACGGAACATAAAATCTCTCAATTGATGTAGTGTTGGTTTTTAAGGGTTTTGGAGAGAGGAGAACGAAGGTTATACCTTATGAACAGCTCCCAACTGAATGACACCTTCTCTAACAGCAATCAAAGCTATAGTCTGAAGATAAAGCAAAATATTGATCGAAGAATCTAAGTGAAATGTAATGTATTATGGAAGATGCTAATTTTTTGGGTTATATAGTTTGTTTAGAAACTTACCTTTATACCAGAATGGAACTGAGCTTCCCAAGTTCTAGGATgctataaaaaaagaaaaaagaaaatgcatAAGAAAACATGTTGTAAATATAACAGAAAGTACTGAAAATTAAATATGAAGCTATATGTATAGTTAAGCTTAGAATTATATGTGCTTACAGAATCAGCAGAGTTGTGCCATGCAGACAAGAAGTTGATTTCTTGTTCATTAGGTTCTTTGTAGATCCATTTATGACTGTGATCTGCTGCTACTTTTCCAATTATACTGCAAATGTtaacaaaatataaaaaataaagcaAATTCATAAGGACTAAAGTTTTGCATTATATTTCTTCATTTGTTATATACCCTTCTCCATAGTTGTAAATTTCATGTGACATTTTGAAAAAGAGCTCAGGTTGAAGCCCttgataatgttgatattctCCATAATTAGCAGAAGATCCTGGACATTCACTGGCATTCATCTCAGCCGTTGATGCTGCAAAATTGCAAAAACCATCTTCCCATACCAAGATCCTATCATTTgtacacccaaaaaaaaaaaaaaaaaaaaaaacacatctaACAAAAGTTTCcaagaaaataaaaaacaaaactaGAATAAGAAACAACATGAATATGAGTATTTACCAGTTCCTTCTATTCCCTCTTGACCTATCATATGCTCCTCCTTGGCTATCCCATCTAAtttaaaaaatagaagaaaaagaaTATAATTAGCATATGTAACTTGTTTATGAAATTAAGTATGCACGAATTAGGATTAGTCAGACTAGTTAATTTCTGattatgttgctcagactctttAAAAATGTTGTcaggtgcgtgtcggatcctttAAAGGTATGCACATTTTTGGGCGATCCGACACAGGTGAGGTAACATCTTTGAAGAGTTCGAACAATATAGATTTTTGATATACCAGAtggtaaaattaaaaaaaaagatatgagGGAAGTTAGGGACAAGAAATATAAAGGAAAGTAATTTGTTACTTGGGAGGAGGGTAGTTTCTGGGCAAGATTCTCCAAAATACAGCATAAACCCATTGAGAGTTTTCATGAATACACAAACTCCTTAGAGAGTGTTGAAGAAGATGAGTAACTGCTAAAGAGCTAAGTTGTTCTTCCATTACAATATCACACAACTTTCTTGCTTTTTCCTTTGGCACTTGAAAGAAGTGTGgtctttttttctctctctctctcttaataTTTTCTCCTATGATTTATAAGAGAAGCAAAGACATAACATCCTTTAGTAGCTTTATATAAGGCCACCCCCCAAAGAAATTAAATAGTATCAGCACATTTATACCTCTTTCTCTCTCATAGATAATGATAATGAAAGAAGGTTTTTTTTCAAGATTATACCAAAATGAAGTGCAGAAGGACCAACGCTTTTGCCTGCCCGGTTTCCAGTACTCTCTTTTTCAAACCCTCTTCTCATAATGATTTATTTTACAAGTACATACAATGGGCGGAATCAGAATTTAACGTTTCTGAGTTCGATATTTAATCTTTTAAAATTATTGGGTTCAAAATTCATAATTTGTACAtgtttaatgatttttttttttaaagtataaaTATAGAGTTTGAATCAAAATTACTGGGTTCAGCCGAATCTGTATTGCCCCACTCTTGACTATCTATATATTTTGACATATTACATGTTGTAGTAGATAACCTACCTTTGTACCACCTCTTATGAAGGGTAATTACCGGTAAATATTTTAATactgtcaacaacaacaacaacgacatacTCAGTATAATCTCACAAGTGGTCTGGAGAGGATAGGATGTACGCATACCTTATCCTATCTTTGTAGAGTAGAGGCTATTCCAATAGACCTCGACTCAAATATAACATAATCCCGTCAATCAAGTTCAAAGCCTCAACACCAGGGAGGAACCTTTTACCCTTTGCCACTAGCGTCttagtaacatttttttttgcatatttaaATATTGTCGATGTGTgtgtattaattttttttattagtaaTCATATTTCTATGAATAATTACTTACAATTTATCTTTAAGTGAACTGATATTGTAAAAATCTTTTACAATGCCAATACAAGATCGGTATGAGTTTTATAGATATCTCTGAGTTTTCGTGAAGCCAATTTCAATTTTACTTTGAGAATTGAGACCCCATTTTCCATATGCAGGTATCTCGTTACAATAAGTCTAGTGCTAGTCTATTTTCTCTACTATTCTAGCATATTATATAGCCACTCATTTCAATCCctggaattttttttcttacttAGATTCGAATTCATTTATTTGTTGAATATTAACCAATGTGGAAAAGAAGCGACACTTCTATTGGGTTTTTCTACATTTTATCGTTTAACCATTTTCCGCAAGACTTATACCTATTGGGACCTACTAATACTGTTCACCATTTTTTTGGATACTACAATATTATTTCTACTATCAGTAAATATGCAATGGACCTActatatatagttttttttttttttttaatgtaattgGAGGTAATTTACATATTAACGGTGGATGTCTAGTTTCAATAACACGTGTGATATGATTCCAATGACTGTTTTTGGATTGTATTATATATGTAATTAaatttatttaagaaaatatgtacTTATATAAATTTCACCTATACCTGATGATTTAAAATTTACCACTATTAATAGAAAAGTGCTCAATCAATATCCTTGAAAAAAAAGCTTACAACGTAACATGGGTTGTTAAGATTGTCATATAAATTAGGCCGTTCAAGTCACCTATCACATTGCTGAAAAAACTAAACGTGATGACTTTGAATATTGCACACAACTGTGAAAGTAATAAATGTCAAAATTAAGAACCAAATAAAATGGCAACACCTTCTAATGTGTAATACAAACTCAAAATTGAACATGTGCCACAGAACTATTCTCTATCATAATAAAACTGTTTCAGAGAAGAAGATTTGCATGAGATTTAACTTGCATATAACTGATTGTGTAAAGAATAGCTATAGTAGCAGCATATTTAATTTTAATCTATCGTAGTAAGTTATAAACTTGCTCATTTTCTAGGATATTAATTCATATTATTATGAACAGTTACACTAATTACACGGGCAAAATAGATACTTATAGATGCATCCACATTCGACTTGCAAGTGCTAAGCATATGGTCTAAGTAGCTTGATTGGAGCTTCTTAGCGTTTAGGCCACTACCCTATATATTTGTTAAAAAGTTTACTAAATAAGTACACAGAATTAATTTTGAACTCAGTAAATCAAATGAATCCTGAACTCAAATTAATTCCTGAATCTAATCCGCCTATGTATAGTTGTCTTTTAGGTGATATGATAATATCAAAATTCTTCTACACTGTCCGTGTATAAGATTTAAACTCAAGCAATTGTGGTGAGTTAATTTTGGAAGAAATACATGTCAAAAGTGTCACCAAACCTAACACGATGAAGCTCGTGCATTTGCCCAAATAAGTCAATCTCTAAAACAAGAAAGTCGAAGTGAACAGCCTAACAACTTACTCATCCATAAGCACGAAAATAAAAGGGGGAAAAGAGGCAATTGATGTACATTTCTAGCTATATATACTTCGTAACAAAAATTGATATATCGAGTCCGAAAAACATAGAAAAAGTTCAATAAATCCAATTGTCTCGTGACATATGTGTGTCATGAATGCATCTGTTTCTTTGACCAATTCAATCTTATTTTCTTTATCAGACTGTTCATTACATTAATAGCCGCAATTTACTTTGCATCCACAATTATAAAAGCTCTTTATTTTTTCCTGTTTCTCTGTATTTGTATTTGTTGTGGTCCAACACAGAAAGGACAAACAGATTTCTATGTACAACCATTCTAAATGCAAAAATACAGACACATGCATGTTCCAATATATATGTACACTCTACGGCTCTGACATGATACTAGCCTTTCTTTCACAAGATATATGGAAAAGTTTTATGGTGGGTGAGGCACAAATATGACTTGGCATGTGAGGGGattattttttgaaaaagtaGTGTGTGGGCTCCATTTCTATTACCCCTTTCATCCTTACTCCTTGGcacaagtatttttttttttcatgaaagaTTATTGGTGCTATTGTTTCTCCTTAGCCTCTCTTCACTCATCGTCCCTCCTCGTCTATTTAATTTCATGGCGGTTTATTCTTCAAACGTAATGGAAGCACTAAACCGTGGCGGTTTTCTAATCAGATTTCTGGTCATGGATTTTTTGATTTCATCCAAATTTTTTTATATGCATGCTTATATTTATCTTCTCCATTTGATGTTTGGTATATTTGGAGGCGTATTTAGAATTTAAATTATATGGGTTCATTTTTTAAGATTCTTATAATTAAACACTCTTTTTTAACTAGAGGGAGTACCATTTAATTAAgtgtaaaatagtcaaaatgccTAATTTTTTTTAGGAGTTATACTATTTTCTTAAAGACTGTGGTAGAGGCCGAAAGGGGACTACTATGGCCTGGATGGAGTACTTAGCAGTAAATTATAATTTTCACTGTTATTTTTATCATTCTTCATTTGAATGGCAAAtagaagaaaacaaaataaatatcTTAAATTAAAATAGCTGAACCAAAATTTTCCCTTATCAAGAGATAAAATCccaaattttatgaaaaaaccaattttttattttgcacCATCATTTTCTTATCTTTTTCTCTTATCTCTAAAATTTACATTCCTTTTCCAGATTTGAATAAATTTCTCTATTCCACAATATCTCAATTTCTTTCAAACATAAGAGTGGATCAGGAAAAACACATTTTTAAAGAGCTAGAAAAAGAAATAgttaagaagaaaaataaattataaagaaatagaaggaagaagaaggAACGAAATCATGGGAGGAGAAGAAGAGTGGAAAAAACATAGAAAAAGATAAGAGGCACGGAAAAGGTCTTCCAATTTTGGGATTGCTTTGGCAGGTTGGCCCCAAGAAGTCCATTTGTCAAATGCTAAATGCCTCACACAACTATGACGTGGCATATGAGACACAGAATAAAATTTTCCAGATATATGTATCATAATTTTAATCAGTCAAACTAGGATTTTGGTCTTATAATTTTGAAATAGCACTTCCTCCACTCTCGTTTTAGCAAACTAATTAGTAATTTGTTTCACAAAATTTAACATTACGAAAAAAATAAGGAatcatttattatttatttagtGGATTATTAATTCAAGGGAGACGTAAAAGGAGTAGTAAATAAGCAATTTAGACACACTCATGATTAATCGTCTGTTTGGCCAAGCATATGAAAGGGGAAAATgcttatttttcttaaaaaaacacTTATTTTAAAGAATAAAGATGTTTGAACAAGGTTTTGGTGAAGAAATAAGTGCTTTTAATTTTTGCAGCACAAGATTGTGCATATCAAAATTGATATATGTCAAATTAAAATTattataattttcttttttcgTAATTTGACACATAAAAACACTTTTTGAAAATATTGGCCAAGAACAAATAATTAACCTAACCACTTTTCAAATGGTCTTAGGCTCTTAGCCAATAAAAACGGCTACCCTCACAAAGTGCGTGttctttaaaaaatatttttcccaATAAGCTAATTTCATCAGCTTGGACAAATAGGTTATAAGACTATTAAATATATTCCGTTAAAATTTTTTAAGAGACGGATAATATAGAACCGAGTTAGTGTTGTTTATGGTTTAGTATCTTGACTGAGATAATGACGAGTTGAATTTGAATCTTTCACAGAAAATtggacgaaaaaaaaaaaattgataactCTTTTTCTGATCCAACACTCTGATTAGTGCATAGGACATGAATACCCAGAGAATTTATTAAATTGGATAACTGAAATATTATAGTACAACTCAAACAATGAACACTCAAAACGGTTTTGCAGTTAGCATTGATTACATATAATTGTATGACACAACATTACTGTGTAGTTTTCTCAGTTTTGTACCTAACAGTTTATACATCGCTCTCAAAGAACATACAAACTGTACGTATATATATG
Encoded proteins:
- the LOC132641382 gene encoding transcription factor LHW-like, translating into MEEQLSSLAVTHLLQHSLRSLCIHENSQWVYAVFWRILPRNYPPPKWDSQGGAYDRSRGNRRNWILVWEDGFCNFAASTAEMNASECPGSSANYGEYQHYQGLQPELFFKMSHEIYNYGEGIIGKVAADHSHKWIYKEPNEQEINFLSAWHNSADSHPRTWEAQFHSGIKTIALIAVREGVIQLGAVHKVIEDLSYVVLLRKKFSYIESIPGVLLPHPSSSAYPFKVDGYGVPPDAWHFQANLAAAAPAPAELYEHFNQHQHVKITPSMSSLEALLSKLPSVVPADAAGMTGPTPAYYEYQPQYRSSVEMLGLEKVTKEEYDEEEENDNEEKNRNNHTSNEKLDHHGGESSGSMSSYSHHHYHQQQHYGYHHDLNVSSSMPNNGY